A part of Bosea sp. (in: a-proteobacteria) genomic DNA contains:
- the uvrA gene encoding excinuclease ABC subunit UvrA, whose protein sequence is MARPRDPIEDLFDRNLLADPNARLITVRGAREHNLKNVDLAIPRDKLVVFTGLSGSGKSSLAFDTIYAEGQRRYVESLSAYARQFLEMMQKPDVDQIDGLSPAISIEQKTTSKNPRSTVGTVTEIYDYMRLLWARVGIPYSPATGLPIESQTISQMVDRVLAMPEKTRLFLLAPVVRGRKGEYRKELADYQKRGFQRVKIDGQFHEIADAPALDKKLKHDIDVVVDRIVVRPDIAARLAESFETALELAEGLATVEFADEKDEKGEPKTMIFSSRFACPVSGFTIAEIEPRLFSFNNPFGACPTCDGLGHEMRIDADMVVPDHSATLKGGAIAPWAKSTSPYYGQTLTALARHYSFPMNKPWRELPETVRNLLLFGTGKEAVRFAYDDGLRSYEVNKPFEGVITNLERRYRETESDWAREEIGRFMSETPCAGCGGFRLKPEALAVKIDMRHIGEVTRLSVREALGWVSELPARLNAKQNEIAVRILKEIRDRLTFLLDVGLEYLTLSRASGTLSGGESQRIRLASQIGSGLTGVLYVLDEPSIGLHQRDNERLLGTLRRLRDLGNTVIVVEHDEDAVLQADYVVDVGPGAGIHGGRIVARGTPAQIMADPASLTGKYLTGELSVPVPAKRRKPQKGRMLKLFGARGNNLKDVSVELPLGTFTCITGVSGGGKSTLVIDTLYKAVARKLNGAIEHPAPFDRIEGLEHLDKVIDIDQSPIGRTPRSNPATYTGAFTPIREWFSGLPEAKARGYQPGRFSFNVKGGRCEACQGDGVIKIEMHFLPDVYVTCDVCKGKRYDRETLDVKFRNHSIADVLDMTVEEAAELFKAVPTIRDKMETLARVGLDYIKVGQQATTLSGGEAQRVKLSKELSKRATGRTLYILDEPTTGLHFHDVAKLMEVLHELVDQGNSVVVIEHNLEVIKTADWVIDMGPEGGDGGGMVVAQGTPEDVARAAASHTGRFLKEVLARRPPKTRSAAE, encoded by the coding sequence ATGGCCCGCCCGCGAGACCCGATCGAAGACCTGTTCGACAGGAACCTGCTGGCGGACCCCAATGCACGGCTGATCACCGTGCGCGGCGCGCGCGAGCACAACCTCAAGAATGTGGACCTTGCCATCCCGCGCGACAAGCTGGTGGTGTTCACGGGCCTGTCCGGCTCGGGCAAGTCGTCTCTCGCCTTCGACACGATCTATGCTGAGGGGCAGCGGCGCTATGTCGAGTCGCTCTCGGCCTATGCACGCCAGTTCCTCGAGATGATGCAAAAGCCCGATGTCGACCAGATCGACGGACTGTCCCCGGCGATCTCCATCGAGCAGAAGACCACCTCGAAGAACCCGCGCTCCACCGTCGGCACGGTCACGGAGATCTATGACTACATGCGCCTGCTCTGGGCGCGGGTCGGCATTCCGTATTCGCCCGCCACAGGCCTGCCCATCGAGAGCCAGACCATCAGCCAGATGGTCGACCGGGTGCTGGCCATGCCGGAGAAGACGCGTCTCTTTCTGCTTGCGCCCGTGGTGCGGGGCCGCAAGGGCGAATACCGCAAGGAGCTGGCCGATTATCAGAAGCGCGGCTTCCAGCGCGTGAAGATCGATGGTCAGTTCCACGAGATCGCCGACGCGCCAGCCCTCGACAAGAAGCTGAAGCACGACATCGACGTGGTGGTGGACCGCATTGTGGTGCGGCCCGACATCGCCGCGCGCCTTGCCGAGAGCTTCGAGACCGCGCTTGAGCTCGCCGAGGGGCTCGCCACCGTCGAGTTCGCCGACGAGAAGGACGAGAAGGGCGAGCCGAAGACGATGATCTTCTCGTCCAGGTTCGCCTGTCCGGTTTCGGGCTTCACCATCGCCGAGATCGAGCCGCGCCTGTTCTCCTTCAACAACCCTTTCGGCGCGTGCCCAACCTGCGACGGGCTGGGCCACGAAATGCGCATCGACGCGGACATGGTGGTGCCCGACCACAGCGCGACGCTGAAGGGCGGGGCCATCGCGCCCTGGGCCAAGTCCACGTCGCCCTATTACGGGCAGACGCTGACGGCGCTGGCGCGGCACTACAGCTTCCCCATGAACAAGCCCTGGCGTGAGTTGCCGGAGACGGTGCGCAACCTCCTGCTCTTCGGCACAGGCAAGGAGGCAGTGCGTTTCGCCTATGATGACGGGTTGAGGTCCTATGAGGTCAACAAGCCGTTCGAAGGCGTGATCACCAATCTCGAACGCCGTTACCGCGAGACCGAATCCGACTGGGCGCGCGAGGAGATTGGCCGCTTCATGAGCGAGACCCCGTGCGCTGGCTGCGGCGGCTTCAGGCTCAAGCCCGAGGCGCTCGCGGTCAAGATCGACATGCGCCACATCGGCGAGGTGACGAGGCTCTCCGTGCGCGAGGCGCTTGGCTGGGTGAGCGAGCTGCCGGCGCGCCTCAACGCCAAGCAGAACGAGATCGCCGTCCGCATCCTCAAGGAGATTCGCGACAGGCTGACCTTCCTGCTGGACGTGGGGCTTGAATATCTGACGCTCTCGCGGGCTTCCGGGACGCTCTCGGGCGGGGAAAGCCAGCGCATCCGGCTGGCGTCGCAGATCGGCTCGGGCCTTACAGGTGTGCTCTATGTGCTCGATGAGCCCTCGATCGGCCTGCACCAGCGCGACAATGAGCGGCTTCTCGGCACGCTGCGGCGCCTGCGGGATCTCGGCAACACCGTCATCGTGGTCGAGCATGACGAGGATGCTGTGTTGCAGGCGGATTATGTGGTCGATGTCGGGCCCGGCGCCGGCATCCATGGCGGACGGATCGTGGCCCGCGGCACGCCAGCGCAGATCATGGCCGATCCGGCCTCGCTCACCGGCAAGTATCTCACGGGCGAGCTGTCCGTGCCGGTGCCGGCCAAGCGCCGCAAGCCGCAGAAGGGGCGGATGCTCAAGCTCTTCGGCGCGCGCGGCAACAACCTCAAGGATGTCTCGGTGGAGCTGCCGCTGGGCACCTTCACGTGCATCACGGGCGTCTCCGGCGGCGGCAAGTCCACGCTGGTGATCGACACGCTCTACAAGGCGGTCGCGCGCAAGCTCAACGGCGCCATAGAGCATCCCGCGCCCTTCGACCGCATTGAGGGGCTCGAACATCTCGACAAGGTCATCGACATCGACCAGTCGCCGATCGGCCGCACGCCGCGTTCGAATCCGGCCACCTACACCGGCGCGTTCACACCGATCCGCGAGTGGTTTTCCGGCTTGCCCGAGGCGAAGGCGCGCGGCTACCAGCCGGGCCGCTTCTCTTTCAACGTCAAGGGCGGCCGCTGCGAGGCCTGCCAGGGCGATGGCGTCATCAAGATCGAGATGCACTTCCTGCCCGATGTCTACGTCACCTGCGATGTCTGCAAGGGCAAGCGCTATGACCGCGAGACCCTTGATGTGAAGTTCCGCAACCACTCCATCGCCGACGTGCTCGACATGACGGTGGAGGAGGCGGCGGAGCTGTTCAAGGCCGTGCCCACCATCCGCGACAAGATGGAGACCCTGGCGCGCGTGGGCCTCGATTACATCAAGGTCGGCCAGCAGGCCACGACGCTGTCCGGCGGCGAGGCGCAGCGCGTGAAGCTGTCCAAGGAACTGTCCAAGCGCGCCACCGGCCGCACGCTCTACATCCTCGATGAGCCGACTACGGGCCTGCACTTCCACGACGTCGCCAAGCTCATGGAGGTGCTGCATGAACTGGTCGATCAGGGTAACAGCGTGGTCGTGATCGAGCACAATCTCGAGGTCATCAAGACCGCCGACTGGGTGATCGACATGGGCCCCGAGGGCGGCGACGGAGGCGGCATGGTCGTGGCGCAGGGCACGCCCGAAGACGTCGCGCGTGCGGCGGCCAGCCATACCGGGCGCTTTCTCAAGGAGGTCCTGGCAAGGCGGCCGCCAAAGACGCGCAGCGCAGCCGAATGA
- the ssb gene encoding single-stranded DNA-binding protein, whose protein sequence is MSGSVNKVILVGNLGKDPEVRRTNSGDPVVSFSLATTESWRDKASGERKDRTEWHDVVIFNENLGKVAENYLKKGSKVYVEGQLQTREWDDQQSGQKRRRTEIVLQRFRGELTLLDSRGRGEGADMGGGRDGGMIEDRSGGGNFGRSSPMERRPAAPAGRASTLDDDIPF, encoded by the coding sequence ATGTCAGGCAGCGTGAACAAGGTGATTCTGGTGGGCAATCTGGGCAAGGACCCGGAAGTCCGCCGCACGAACAGTGGCGACCCGGTTGTGTCCTTCTCGCTGGCCACGACGGAAAGCTGGCGGGACAAGGCCAGCGGCGAACGCAAGGACCGGACCGAGTGGCATGACGTGGTCATCTTCAACGAGAACCTCGGCAAGGTCGCCGAGAACTATCTGAAGAAGGGCTCCAAGGTGTATGTCGAGGGCCAGCTCCAGACGCGCGAATGGGACGACCAGCAGTCGGGCCAGAAGCGCCGCCGGACGGAGATCGTTCTGCAGCGTTTCCGGGGCGAACTGACGTTGCTCGACAGCCGCGGACGCGGCGAAGGCGCCGACATGGGCGGCGGGCGCGACGGCGGCATGATCGAGGACCGGTCGGGCGGCGGCAACTTCGGCCGTTCCAGCCCGATGGAGCGCCGGCCAGCCGCTCCGGCCGGCCGCGCCTCGACGCTCGACGACGACATCCCGTTCTGA
- a CDS encoding MarC family protein, which produces MIYDFTAAALVTLLVTLDPPGLAPIFLSVTRGMSDAQRRVVAIRASVIAFVLLAFFALAGDALLRVLGVSLPAFRIAGGLLLFWIAFEMVFERRNERKQNTADVAITRDHIQNVAAFPLAIPLMAGPGALTAMMLLAGRAGGDPWTLSLLVGIAALVVLSCTLTFFLATPISRLLGVTGNVVLTRLLGVILAAMAVQFVVDGIKAVVRTF; this is translated from the coding sequence ATGATCTATGATTTCACCGCAGCCGCGCTGGTGACGCTTCTCGTCACGCTCGATCCGCCCGGGCTCGCCCCGATCTTCCTGTCTGTGACACGCGGCATGTCGGATGCCCAGCGGCGAGTGGTGGCCATCAGGGCGTCCGTGATCGCCTTCGTGCTTCTCGCCTTCTTCGCGCTGGCGGGCGACGCGCTTCTCAGGGTTCTCGGCGTGTCGCTGCCAGCCTTCCGGATTGCGGGCGGGCTGCTGCTGTTCTGGATTGCCTTCGAGATGGTGTTCGAGCGCCGCAACGAGCGCAAGCAGAACACTGCGGATGTCGCCATCACCAGGGACCACATCCAGAACGTCGCGGCCTTTCCGCTGGCGATCCCGCTGATGGCGGGCCCCGGAGCCCTGACGGCCATGATGCTGCTGGCGGGACGCGCCGGCGGCGATCCCTGGACACTGTCACTGCTGGTCGGCATCGCGGCGCTGGTAGTGCTGTCCTGCACCTTGACCTTCTTCCTCGCCACGCCGATCTCGCGCCTGCTCGGGGTGACGGGCAATGTCGTGCTGACGCGGCTGCTCGGCGTGATCCTGGCCGCCATGGCGGTGCAGTTCGTTGTCGACGGGATAAAGGCGGTCGTCCGTACCTTCTGA
- a CDS encoding ABC-F family ATP-binding cassette domain-containing protein, with protein sequence MLHLNDLTYRLGPRLLIDQASVALPPNAKVGLVGRNGTGKTTLFRIIMGELATESGHVGMPKNVRIGAVSQEAPGGPESLIEVVLAADLERCALMAEAQTTQDPMRRADIEMRLVDIGAYSAEARAASILHGLGFDAEQQKRPCSSFSGGWRMRVALAAVLFTEPDLLLLDEPTNYLDLEGTLWLYDYLGRYPHTVLVISHDRELLDTCVDHILHLDQSKLTLYRGGYSSFDRQRTEKMALLGKLKDKQEAERKHLQAFVDRFKAKASKAKQAQSRVKRLEKLAPIAAIVDSQVLPFHFPEPTREMSPPLYTFDGAAVGYGDKAILKGLNLSIQPDDRIALLGPNGNGKSTFCKLLATKLAPMAGEVRRSSRVEVAYFAQHQVDELRLGETPVQHIAPLMPDATEARIRARAAQMGFPASKADTRVAQLSGGEKARLMLGIATFKGPHLLILDEPTNHLDIDSRAALMEAINDYPGAVMLVSHDRFLIEACADRLWLVEGGTIKPFDGDLDEYRARVLAGPGRPVRRDGASAQGAAAASQGSDARKPARGKFEKRLKEIEAEIARLDSLRTRIDQALSNPELFAKEPEKAGRLSADRAALADKIARIEDEWLVVSTELGEA encoded by the coding sequence ATGCTCCATCTCAACGACCTCACTTATCGCCTCGGCCCTCGCCTGCTCATCGACCAGGCGAGCGTCGCGTTGCCGCCGAACGCCAAGGTCGGGCTCGTCGGCCGCAACGGCACCGGCAAGACCACGCTGTTCCGCATCATCATGGGAGAGCTTGCGACAGAGAGCGGCCATGTCGGCATGCCGAAGAATGTGCGCATCGGAGCCGTGTCGCAGGAAGCGCCCGGCGGTCCCGAAAGCCTGATCGAGGTGGTGCTCGCCGCCGATCTGGAGCGCTGCGCGCTGATGGCCGAGGCGCAGACCACGCAGGACCCGATGCGGCGGGCCGACATCGAAATGCGGCTGGTCGACATCGGCGCCTATTCCGCCGAGGCCCGGGCCGCCTCGATCCTGCATGGCCTGGGCTTTGACGCCGAGCAGCAGAAGCGGCCTTGCTCGTCGTTTTCCGGCGGCTGGCGAATGCGGGTCGCGCTGGCGGCAGTGCTGTTCACCGAGCCGGACCTGCTCCTGCTCGACGAGCCCACCAATTACCTCGATCTCGAGGGCACCTTGTGGCTCTATGACTATCTGGGCCGCTATCCGCACACGGTGCTGGTGATCAGCCACGACCGGGAGTTGCTTGACACCTGCGTCGACCACATCCTGCATCTCGACCAGTCCAAACTCACGCTTTACCGCGGCGGCTATTCCTCGTTCGATCGGCAGCGGACCGAGAAGATGGCGCTGCTGGGCAAGCTCAAGGACAAGCAGGAGGCGGAGCGCAAGCACCTGCAGGCCTTCGTCGACCGCTTCAAGGCCAAGGCTTCCAAGGCAAAGCAGGCCCAGTCCCGCGTGAAGCGGCTCGAGAAGCTCGCGCCGATCGCCGCCATCGTGGACAGCCAGGTCCTGCCCTTCCACTTCCCCGAGCCGACGCGCGAGATGTCGCCCCCGCTCTACACCTTCGATGGCGCGGCGGTCGGCTATGGCGACAAGGCGATCCTCAAGGGGCTCAACCTGTCCATCCAGCCGGATGACCGCATCGCACTGCTGGGCCCGAATGGAAACGGCAAATCCACCTTCTGCAAACTGCTTGCGACGAAGCTCGCGCCGATGGCCGGCGAGGTGCGCCGCTCAAGCCGTGTCGAGGTGGCCTACTTCGCGCAGCATCAGGTCGATGAGCTCCGGCTTGGCGAGACCCCCGTGCAGCACATAGCGCCGCTGATGCCTGATGCAACCGAGGCCCGCATCCGGGCGCGGGCAGCCCAAATGGGCTTTCCCGCCTCCAAGGCCGACACCAGGGTGGCGCAGCTCTCAGGCGGCGAGAAAGCCCGGCTCATGCTCGGCATCGCCACCTTCAAGGGGCCTCATCTGCTGATTCTCGACGAGCCGACGAACCACCTCGACATCGACAGCCGCGCCGCGCTGATGGAGGCGATCAACGATTATCCCGGCGCGGTGATGCTGGTCAGCCATGACCGCTTCCTGATCGAGGCCTGTGCGGACCGGCTCTGGCTGGTCGAAGGCGGCACCATCAAGCCGTTCGATGGCGACCTCGACGAGTACCGCGCCCGTGTCCTGGCCGGGCCTGGCCGGCCGGTGCGGCGCGATGGCGCCTCGGCTCAAGGCGCAGCCGCCGCCTCTCAGGGGAGCGATGCGCGCAAACCCGCGCGCGGCAAGTTCGAGAAGCGGCTCAAGGAGATCGAGGCCGAAATAGCGCGGCTCGACAGTCTGCGCACGCGCATCGATCAGGCCCTGAGCAACCCGGAACTGTTCGCGAAGGAGCCCGAGAAGGCCGGCCGGCTCTCGGCCGACCGCGCGGCGCTGGCCGACAAGATCGCGCGGATCGAGGATGAGTGGCTTGTCGTGAGCACCGAACTCGGCGAGGCGTGA
- a CDS encoding DNA polymerase III subunit chi produces MMDVTFYHLERQPLEKVLPLLLEKALERGWKAVVEVSSAERQAAIDDLLWTYAERSFLPHGRDEEPDCETQPILVTTSRANANGADVRFLVDGARFTPELEGYSRIALLFDGGDPAALEAARADWKVARATGLAASYWQQGPDGRWEKKA; encoded by the coding sequence GTGATGGACGTGACCTTCTATCATCTGGAGCGGCAGCCACTCGAAAAGGTGCTGCCGCTTCTGCTCGAGAAGGCGCTTGAGCGGGGCTGGAAGGCGGTGGTCGAGGTCTCGAGCGCCGAGCGTCAGGCTGCGATCGACGATCTTTTGTGGACCTATGCCGAACGCAGCTTCCTGCCCCATGGCCGCGACGAGGAGCCCGACTGCGAGACCCAGCCCATCCTCGTCACGACCTCCCGCGCAAATGCGAACGGCGCCGATGTGCGCTTCCTGGTGGACGGCGCCCGCTTTACGCCGGAACTGGAAGGCTATAGCCGCATTGCGTTGCTGTTCGATGGTGGCGATCCGGCCGCGCTCGAAGCGGCGCGGGCCGACTGGAAGGTGGCGCGAGCCACCGGCCTTGCCGCGAGCTACTGGCAGCAAGGCCCCGATGGCCGCTGGGAGAAGAAAGCATGA